A single genomic interval of Flavihumibacter rivuli harbors:
- a CDS encoding sensor histidine kinase, with translation MSFQPPAFQFNKTAAYVRYWVAYVLLFGIIQGFPTGDIGTALLNELISLPPKLFFVTLVMEWLVNRYLLQRRFIAFTLIYVFLITAAAILQRLIDNYIILEYVLVNWKKDDLFHMPTLLYTIIKLQFVVTVPLAFLLFYYWMEEKNTVQRVQAEKMEAELRFLKSQFHPHFIFNVLNNLYSSVLQQSPDAPRMIMKFASLLRYSLYESERPSIALEQELQYIRDYMELQLYRLGNRVELSFHVEGDTRNMNIIPFILVPFVENSFKHFGSTDRSLPWITIYVEVKDGELTFKIENSMGQKVPESQQYAEPAMGQGLGLDNVRRRLELVYPRQHSLKINAGEERFFVCLKLKPDLHES, from the coding sequence ATGTCATTTCAACCGCCTGCTTTCCAGTTCAACAAAACAGCCGCATACGTCAGGTATTGGGTGGCCTATGTATTGCTGTTTGGCATCATCCAGGGTTTCCCAACGGGTGATATCGGCACGGCCTTGCTGAATGAGTTGATCAGCCTGCCGCCAAAACTGTTTTTCGTTACCCTGGTGATGGAATGGCTCGTGAACAGGTACCTGTTGCAGCGCCGCTTCATTGCTTTTACACTTATTTATGTCTTCCTGATCACGGCTGCCGCTATCCTCCAGCGCTTGATCGATAACTACATTATCCTGGAATATGTCCTTGTCAACTGGAAGAAGGATGACCTCTTCCATATGCCTACCTTGCTGTACACGATCATCAAGTTGCAGTTCGTGGTGACCGTTCCCCTGGCCTTCCTGCTCTTCTATTATTGGATGGAAGAAAAGAATACGGTCCAGCGCGTACAGGCAGAGAAAATGGAAGCGGAATTAAGGTTCCTCAAGAGCCAGTTCCACCCGCATTTTATTTTCAATGTCCTGAATAACCTTTATTCCAGCGTCTTGCAACAATCTCCCGATGCGCCGCGCATGATCATGAAGTTTGCTTCCCTGCTTCGCTATTCCCTCTATGAAAGCGAGCGCCCGTCCATTGCGCTGGAACAGGAATTGCAATACATCAGGGATTATATGGAACTCCAGTTATACCGGCTGGGCAATAGGGTGGAACTTAGTTTTCATGTGGAGGGCGATACCAGAAACATGAATATCATCCCTTTCATCCTGGTGCCTTTTGTGGAGAACAGTTTCAAGCATTTTGGCAGTACAGATCGATCGTTACCCTGGATCACGATCTATGTGGAAGTGAAGGATGGGGAGCTTACCTTTAAGATCGAGAATTCGATGGGACAGAAAGTGCCTGAAAGCCAGCAATATGCTGAACCGGCGATGGGTCAGGGCCTGGGACTTGATAATGTGAGGCGGCGACTGGAGCTGGTCTATCCGCGGCAGCACAGCCTTAAGATCAATGCCGGTGAGGAGCGTTTCTTTGTTTGCCTGAAATTAAAGCCCGATCTGCATGAATCCTAA
- a CDS encoding alpha-amylase family glycosyl hydrolase has translation MRILSSLAIALLWCCFLSPAHAQSFSCYPTNWWVGMTTNRVQLMIRNTGASIDIQKVSLQYPGVRVEKLHRTPNPHYLLLDLVIEPGAKAGNVPITLNSKGKSLTIQWPLHNRRGGNGKDYARGVGSEDFISLLITDRFANGDPANDRIPGMRDQSLNRDSIYHRHGGDFQGIINHLDYFRSLGVTALWLLPVQENNMPNRTEHGYAITDHYTIDPRFGGEAGYLKLGDSLRKHNMKLILDAVYNHMGLYHFLAQDPPAPDWLHQWPAFTQTNSREQTLFDPYAAPSEHKKMVNGWFVKEMPDFNHSNPFMATFLTQHLIWYVEKFGVDAIRVDTYTYNDPVFSNACNEQLLREFPRLTLFGESKVNGVLNQAYYTQNNLDLPFKSNMPGTLDFQCLQNGIIPALMEPVGWMSGVYKLYNTLSQDMVYKNPMNNVLLLDSHDDNRFFSEVKEDVRKHEIAFQWLLTCRGIPQMYYGSEVLMKGLNNPDGWLRQDFPGGWEGDKKNAFTGEGLNADERRVQQLVQQLGRYRLGSSALKKGKMMHYVPENGVYAYFRYDDNQTVMCIMNTSEHKQAIDFRKYTERVNGFQQATNVITNEKLALDQAAEIPAMKMWVLELSR, from the coding sequence ATGCGAATCTTATCAAGTCTTGCTATTGCTTTGCTATGGTGCTGCTTTCTAAGTCCAGCACATGCTCAGTCCTTTTCCTGCTATCCTACCAACTGGTGGGTGGGCATGACCACCAACCGGGTTCAACTGATGATCCGGAATACCGGTGCATCCATCGACATTCAAAAGGTCAGCCTTCAGTACCCCGGTGTACGAGTGGAGAAACTCCATCGTACGCCCAATCCCCATTACCTTTTGCTCGACCTGGTAATTGAACCAGGCGCCAAAGCAGGGAATGTGCCCATTACCCTGAATAGTAAGGGCAAGTCCCTCACCATTCAATGGCCACTCCACAACCGCAGGGGTGGCAATGGAAAGGATTATGCGCGAGGGGTGGGTTCTGAAGATTTCATCAGCCTGCTGATCACCGACCGGTTTGCCAATGGTGACCCTGCCAACGACCGCATCCCGGGCATGCGCGACCAGTCGCTGAACCGCGACTCCATTTACCATCGCCATGGCGGCGATTTCCAGGGCATCATCAACCACCTGGATTATTTCCGGTCATTGGGTGTGACCGCACTCTGGCTCTTGCCGGTGCAGGAAAACAATATGCCCAACCGTACAGAACATGGCTATGCCATCACCGATCATTACACCATCGATCCCAGGTTTGGTGGTGAAGCCGGATACCTAAAGCTGGGCGACAGCCTGCGCAAACACAACATGAAGCTCATCCTGGATGCCGTGTACAACCATATGGGCCTCTATCATTTCCTGGCACAGGATCCTCCGGCACCGGACTGGCTGCACCAATGGCCCGCCTTCACGCAAACCAACAGCAGGGAACAAACGCTTTTCGATCCCTATGCGGCTCCCTCCGAACATAAGAAAATGGTGAATGGCTGGTTTGTTAAGGAAATGCCTGACTTCAATCACTCCAACCCCTTTATGGCTACATTCTTAACCCAACACCTGATCTGGTATGTTGAAAAATTTGGGGTTGATGCCATCCGCGTGGATACCTATACCTATAATGACCCTGTATTCAGCAATGCCTGCAATGAACAATTGCTCAGGGAATTTCCCAGGCTCACCTTGTTCGGCGAATCAAAGGTGAATGGTGTACTCAACCAGGCTTACTATACGCAAAACAACCTGGACCTTCCTTTTAAAAGCAATATGCCGGGAACCCTGGATTTCCAATGCCTGCAGAACGGCATTATCCCCGCCCTGATGGAGCCGGTGGGCTGGATGAGCGGCGTGTATAAACTCTACAATACCCTGAGCCAGGACATGGTGTACAAGAACCCCATGAACAATGTGCTGCTGCTGGACAGCCATGACGACAACCGGTTCTTCTCCGAAGTAAAGGAGGATGTCCGCAAGCATGAGATCGCCTTCCAGTGGTTGCTCACCTGCAGGGGCATTCCCCAGATGTATTATGGTTCTGAAGTGTTGATGAAGGGACTGAACAATCCCGATGGATGGTTGCGCCAGGATTTCCCGGGCGGGTGGGAAGGTGATAAAAAGAATGCCTTTACCGGTGAAGGACTCAATGCAGATGAGCGCAGGGTGCAGCAACTGGTGCAACAACTGGGAAGGTACCGGCTCGGGTCGAGTGCGCTGAAGAAGGGAAAGATGATGCATTATGTCCCCGAAAACGGCGTATATGCTTACTTCCGCTATGACGATAACCAGACCGTTATGTGCATCATGAATACCAGTGAGCACAAACAGGCGATCGATTTCCGCAAGTACACGGAAAGGGTGAATGGGTTCCAACAGGCGACCAATGTGATCACCAATGAAAAACTGGCACTTGACCAAGCGGCAGAAATACCGGCCATGAAGATGTGGGTGCTTGAACTATCAAGATAA
- a CDS encoding DUF6904 family protein has product MLFAHPTKNGTGIAIYGHKDELSILHSTIHFISDVLDESHPIQFAHHQLLMNLAYEVRKAGDGLRLTQSMPLDDNEGISYVLGFQIAWTDILVFTNILRKYVGYRESNKLQQAILYNLEYCLEKAMTDYDPIGSVQLKEYIGERINMHSEFDFILYQALHIRFVTERPGKIRFRKITKLIDGFYFEWNKDYKETIANVKRSAKENNCDWKDLSFSEFPDIVW; this is encoded by the coding sequence ATGCTATTCGCCCATCCCACCAAAAACGGAACTGGTATTGCCATTTATGGCCATAAGGATGAATTATCAATCCTCCACAGCACCATACATTTTATTTCGGATGTGCTGGATGAATCGCATCCTATTCAGTTTGCCCATCATCAATTATTGATGAACCTAGCCTATGAAGTAAGGAAAGCAGGTGATGGTTTGAGACTAACCCAATCTATGCCCCTCGATGACAATGAAGGCATCAGTTATGTACTCGGATTTCAAATAGCATGGACAGATATCCTTGTATTTACCAACATTCTAAGGAAGTATGTAGGCTACCGGGAAAGCAATAAATTACAACAGGCAATCCTATACAATCTCGAATACTGTCTCGAAAAAGCCATGACCGATTATGACCCAATAGGTTCTGTGCAATTAAAAGAATATATTGGGGAAAGGATCAATATGCATAGCGAATTTGATTTCATCCTCTACCAGGCTTTACACATCAGGTTTGTCACAGAACGTCCCGGCAAGATTAGGTTTAGAAAAATTACCAAACTTATTGACGGGTTCTACTTTGAATGGAATAAAGACTATAAAGAAACTATCGCCAACGTTAAAAGATCAGCAAAAGAAAATAATTGCGATTGGAAAGATTTGAGTTTTTCCGAGTTCCCTGATATAGTCTGGTAA
- a CDS encoding Crp/Fnr family transcriptional regulator encodes MQISTALLNHFGLTNEELAVVLPFFQLLDYPRSSYFLREGKAVDRIGFIKEGITREYFIAKDKEITKFIGTAGNFISDVSGVNFETASRWTIETVTDCQIYTLLKQDLSTIRELLPRWTSIEKLFTAKCLLSAENRILEHLQLNAEERYLKLLEEKPSIFNYVEGKHIASYLGITPETLSRFRSKHSK; translated from the coding sequence ATGCAAATATCCACCGCACTCCTCAACCACTTCGGACTCACCAATGAAGAATTGGCAGTTGTACTGCCCTTCTTCCAACTCCTGGATTATCCCAGGAGCAGCTACTTCCTGCGGGAAGGCAAAGCGGTGGACCGCATCGGTTTTATCAAGGAAGGTATTACCCGGGAATACTTTATCGCAAAGGACAAAGAGATCACGAAATTCATCGGCACAGCCGGCAACTTCATCTCCGATGTTTCCGGCGTCAATTTCGAAACGGCCTCGCGATGGACCATCGAAACCGTTACCGATTGCCAGATCTATACCCTGCTAAAGCAGGACCTCAGCACTATCAGGGAACTGCTGCCAAGATGGACCAGCATCGAAAAACTATTCACGGCCAAATGCCTGCTCTCCGCCGAGAACCGGATCCTGGAACACCTCCAGCTCAATGCCGAAGAACGCTACCTTAAGCTGCTGGAAGAAAAACCTTCCATCTTCAATTATGTGGAAGGCAAACATATCGCTTCCTACCTGGGCATTACCCCCGAAACCCTGAGCCGCTTCCGCAGCAAGCACAGCAAATAA
- the map gene encoding type I methionyl aminopeptidase: MSISTTAELLGMQKVSEAVAFTLKEMMRYAAPGMSTKELDDYGGSLLTKLGARSAPNLAYGFPGWSCISVNKEFCHGIPSSKTILQEGDLINIDVSAELNGYWADNGASFVLGTDLHGHSDLVEASRAILRTTLSQIKGGVRIADIGLLMETEAKKKGYKVIKNLGGHGIGRALHEQPDELLNYRNKFDKRRFRKNSVVAIETFISTASSYADTLSDGWTLVGDKGGYMAQHEHTIIITDGAPVLLTEGNGIFN, encoded by the coding sequence ATGTCAATATCTACCACTGCAGAGTTACTGGGAATGCAAAAAGTGAGTGAAGCCGTTGCGTTCACCCTGAAAGAGATGATGCGCTATGCCGCGCCGGGCATGTCGACCAAGGAATTGGACGATTATGGCGGCAGCCTGTTAACGAAACTGGGCGCAAGATCCGCACCCAACCTCGCTTACGGCTTTCCGGGCTGGAGTTGCATCAGCGTGAACAAGGAATTCTGTCATGGTATCCCTTCCAGCAAGACCATCCTGCAGGAAGGCGACCTCATCAATATTGATGTATCGGCGGAGCTTAATGGTTATTGGGCTGATAATGGGGCATCTTTTGTGTTGGGCACAGACCTTCATGGTCACAGTGACCTGGTGGAAGCTTCCAGGGCCATCCTGCGGACCACTCTCAGCCAGATCAAAGGCGGGGTAAGGATCGCGGACATCGGGCTACTGATGGAAACCGAAGCAAAAAAGAAAGGGTACAAAGTGATCAAGAACCTGGGCGGCCACGGTATTGGCCGTGCCTTGCATGAGCAACCCGATGAACTGCTCAATTACCGGAACAAGTTCGATAAGAGAAGATTCAGGAAGAATTCAGTGGTGGCGATCGAGACCTTCATCTCTACTGCTTCCTCCTATGCCGATACCCTGAGTGATGGATGGACACTGGTGGGTGATAAGGGTGGTTATATGGCGCAGCATGAGCACACCATCATCATCACGGATGGCGCGCCGGTGTTGTTGACGGAGGGTAATGGGATTTTTAATTAA
- a CDS encoding metal-dependent hydrolase family protein, with product MVRLILLSLSFLTCLSVARSQESNQVLFENVRVFDGKSMLLSEPMNVLVSNNIIREISRSPITIDANTIRINGSGKTLMPGLIDVHVHLTFGALTMQEMMSPDFSESQLMQKVGSSAERMLLRGFTSVRDVGGPIFPLKAAIDAGKVKGPRVWPSGAVVSQTAGHGDFRTPAEKSRRFFGTPSRAETYGATFIADGRDEVLTAVRENLRFGASQIKLMAGGGTSSAYDPVDVTQYTLDEMKAAVEAAEDWGTYVTVHAYTPRAVRRAIEAGVKCVEHGQLLDEPTLQLMAQKRVWLSLQNLVEDTPDMDSLRRVKRKPVIEGQSKVWPMAKRLKVKLAWGTDFLFEPELNEQQNAYILRLQKWFTNAEILKMVTHDNAQLLQLSGLRSPYPGKLGVVEKGAMADLLLVDGNPLQDLKLIASPADKFVVIMKNGVIVKNILGK from the coding sequence ATGGTACGCCTCATCCTTCTCAGCCTCTCCTTCCTCACCTGTCTTTCAGTTGCCAGGTCACAAGAGTCCAACCAGGTATTATTTGAAAATGTAAGGGTATTCGATGGCAAGTCTATGCTTTTATCCGAGCCCATGAATGTCCTGGTCAGCAACAATATCATCAGGGAGATCAGTCGCTCACCCATCACTATCGACGCCAACACCATCCGCATCAATGGTTCCGGCAAGACCCTCATGCCCGGATTGATCGATGTGCATGTCCACCTGACCTTTGGCGCACTGACCATGCAGGAAATGATGTCGCCCGATTTTTCGGAAAGCCAGCTGATGCAAAAAGTAGGTAGTTCCGCGGAACGCATGTTGCTACGCGGCTTCACCAGTGTGCGGGATGTAGGCGGCCCTATCTTCCCCTTGAAAGCGGCTATTGATGCCGGTAAGGTCAAAGGCCCAAGGGTATGGCCTTCCGGTGCAGTGGTGAGCCAGACAGCAGGCCATGGCGATTTCAGGACACCTGCGGAAAAATCAAGGCGATTCTTCGGCACCCCATCCAGGGCAGAGACCTATGGCGCTACCTTCATTGCCGATGGCCGTGACGAAGTACTGACTGCTGTCCGCGAGAACCTGCGCTTCGGTGCCAGCCAGATCAAACTGATGGCCGGAGGCGGCACTTCTTCTGCTTATGATCCCGTTGACGTAACGCAATACACCCTCGATGAGATGAAGGCTGCGGTGGAGGCCGCGGAAGACTGGGGCACTTATGTTACCGTCCATGCCTATACGCCAAGGGCGGTGAGAAGGGCGATCGAGGCCGGTGTGAAATGCGTGGAGCATGGACAATTACTGGATGAACCCACCCTGCAATTGATGGCGCAGAAGAGGGTCTGGCTGAGCCTGCAGAACCTGGTAGAAGATACCCCTGATATGGATTCCCTGCGCAGGGTGAAGCGTAAGCCGGTAATCGAAGGACAGTCGAAGGTCTGGCCCATGGCCAAGCGGCTGAAGGTGAAACTGGCATGGGGAACCGATTTCCTCTTCGAACCTGAATTGAATGAACAACAGAATGCTTATATCCTCCGGTTGCAGAAATGGTTCACGAATGCGGAGATACTAAAGATGGTCACGCATGATAATGCGCAGTTGCTGCAACTGTCGGGCTTGAGAAGTCCCTATCCCGGCAAGTTGGGTGTAGTAGAAAAAGGCGCTATGGCGGACCTGTTGCTGGTGGATGGCAATCCATTGCAAGACCTGAAACTCATTGCATCGCCTGCTGATAAGTTTGTGGTGATCATGAAGAATGGGGTGATCGTGAAGAATATTTTGGGGAAGTAA
- a CDS encoding class I SAM-dependent DNA methyltransferase — MNTVKAHYDQHLADHYGWMLGNTETRQSAFRLLLNLNAIYPASTRLALDLGAGNGLQSIELARMGFDVMAFDFCEPLLAELRSMAKGLPIATIEANILDFRKQLQRTPELISCCGDTLTHLGSMEEVRQLIADAYEALSEKGSLVLSFRDYAYPLTGTDRFIPVRQDDERILTCFLSYGERKVTVTDLLHLRTEKGWELRVSSYEKLRLLPTDVIYLLEKEGFSVAWFERQQQVINIVGKKG; from the coding sequence ATGAATACGGTAAAAGCGCATTACGACCAGCACCTGGCGGATCATTATGGCTGGATGCTGGGCAATACCGAGACCAGGCAATCGGCATTCCGGCTCTTGCTGAACCTTAATGCCATCTATCCTGCTTCCACCAGGCTGGCCCTTGACCTGGGTGCCGGCAATGGCCTGCAAAGCATCGAGCTGGCAAGGATGGGGTTTGATGTGATGGCCTTCGATTTTTGTGAACCACTCCTGGCGGAACTCCGCTCCATGGCAAAGGGGCTGCCCATCGCTACCATTGAGGCCAATATCCTGGACTTCAGGAAACAACTACAAAGGACACCGGAGCTGATCAGTTGTTGTGGTGATACCCTTACCCACCTGGGATCGATGGAGGAGGTGAGGCAATTGATCGCAGATGCGTATGAGGCTTTGAGTGAAAAGGGAAGCCTTGTCCTGTCCTTTCGGGATTATGCCTATCCCCTGACCGGCACGGACCGGTTCATCCCGGTCAGGCAGGATGATGAACGCATCCTTACCTGTTTTCTGTCTTATGGGGAAAGGAAGGTTACGGTGACCGATCTCCTGCACCTGCGGACGGAGAAGGGCTGGGAGTTAAGGGTGAGTAGTTACGAGAAATTACGGTTGTTACCAACGGATGTTATTTACCTGCTGGAGAAGGAAGGTTTTTCGGTGGCCTGGTTCGAGCGGCAGCAGCAGGTGATCAATATTGTGGGGAAGAAGGGATAG
- a CDS encoding TrmO family methyltransferase domain-containing protein — translation MSHYRIKPIAYATNVRTRPSDDHWGEIVTVIELDSEVPACSLARIEDFSHLEIIYCFHLANQKDRIWAGHPREDPDYPFVGIFAQRKKDRPNSLGLCTVELIKKSGRKIWVRNFDGIDGSPIIDIKPVFRQFEPSKSIRQPEWVDHLMQHYW, via the coding sequence ATGAGTCATTACAGGATCAAGCCGATCGCCTATGCCACCAACGTTAGAACCCGACCTTCGGATGACCATTGGGGTGAGATCGTCACCGTCATTGAACTGGATTCTGAAGTGCCTGCCTGTTCCCTGGCCAGGATCGAAGACTTCTCCCATCTCGAGATCATTTATTGCTTCCACCTGGCCAATCAAAAGGATCGTATCTGGGCAGGCCACCCGAGGGAGGATCCGGACTATCCCTTTGTGGGCATCTTCGCGCAAAGGAAAAAGGACCGGCCGAATAGCCTTGGGCTCTGCACTGTAGAGCTCATTAAAAAATCTGGCCGGAAGATCTGGGTAAGGAATTTTGATGGCATTGATGGCAGTCCCATCATTGATATCAAACCCGTCTTCCGACAGTTTGAACCAAGCAAATCCATTCGTCAACCCGAATGGGTCGATCATCTCATGCAACACTATTGGTAA
- a CDS encoding LytR/AlgR family response regulator transcription factor, with amino-acid sequence MNPKATCIIIEDEQPAAELLELYISRLDQLELVASFSTASEALAYLASAKVDLIISDINLPGFSGVSLIRSLADPPAVIFTTAYPQYAVDGFDLEAVDYLLKPIAFDRFLRAINRFFRTRQPVEASPETLAAAAGNPFIFIKSEKKMVKVFLDDIFYCEAQKNYLLVNTAKGQFLTYSSISDMEERLPATKFLRVHRSFIIALDKIDSYTPSYVEINKTNIPIGRHYAQTASQAIQRMR; translated from the coding sequence ATGAATCCTAAAGCAACATGCATCATCATAGAAGATGAACAACCGGCAGCGGAACTCCTTGAGTTGTATATCAGCCGGCTCGACCAGCTGGAACTGGTAGCGAGTTTTTCTACTGCCTCAGAAGCCTTGGCCTACCTGGCATCCGCAAAGGTTGACCTCATCATTAGCGATATTAACCTCCCCGGGTTTTCAGGTGTTAGTCTTATCAGGTCATTGGCTGATCCGCCTGCTGTCATCTTTACTACGGCCTATCCGCAATATGCGGTGGATGGCTTCGACCTGGAGGCAGTCGATTACCTGTTGAAACCCATCGCATTCGACCGCTTCCTTCGTGCCATCAACCGATTCTTCAGGACCCGTCAACCCGTGGAAGCCTCTCCTGAAACTTTGGCCGCAGCCGCAGGTAATCCTTTCATCTTCATCAAAAGCGAGAAGAAAATGGTGAAGGTCTTCCTCGATGATATTTTCTATTGCGAAGCGCAAAAGAATTACCTGCTGGTCAATACGGCTAAAGGGCAGTTCCTGACTTATTCTTCCATTTCCGATATGGAAGAGCGGCTCCCGGCGACCAAATTCCTCCGGGTCCACCGGTCCTTTATCATTGCCCTGGATAAGATCGACAGCTATACGCCGTCTTATGTGGAGATCAACAAGACCAATATTCCTATCGGTCGCCATTATGCGCAAACGGCCAGCCAGGCCATCCAGCGTATGCGCTAA
- a CDS encoding GrpB family protein, whose protein sequence is MRVSVEPYHPQWKQRYKELEAELQQLLSGLDPHIEHIGSTSVEGLSAKPTIDILVGLAHVEPEETVIRLINHPYIYIRAFTTAMPERRFFIRMKEDKGYPAIIDDAAAIDDTINLHKLAHIHIVGYRGAFWERHLAFREYLRNHPDVKQQYQDLKLELSQRDWPDAFAFNEAKTAFIKEKEALALQWWLAQQQNGKL, encoded by the coding sequence ATGAGAGTTAGTGTAGAACCCTACCATCCCCAATGGAAGCAGCGCTACAAGGAACTGGAAGCAGAGCTGCAACAATTACTGTCGGGATTGGATCCCCATATTGAACATATAGGCAGCACCAGTGTGGAAGGGCTTTCCGCCAAACCCACGATCGATATCCTGGTAGGACTTGCCCATGTAGAACCTGAGGAAACGGTCATCCGGCTCATCAACCATCCGTATATCTATATCCGGGCCTTTACAACGGCCATGCCTGAACGAAGATTCTTCATCCGGATGAAGGAGGATAAAGGCTATCCTGCCATCATTGACGATGCCGCAGCAATTGATGACACCATCAATCTCCACAAGCTGGCGCATATCCATATCGTCGGCTACCGAGGTGCGTTCTGGGAAAGGCACCTGGCCTTCCGTGAATACCTCCGGAACCATCCCGACGTGAAGCAGCAATACCAGGACCTGAAGCTGGAACTCAGCCAGCGTGATTGGCCCGATGCCTTTGCCTTCAATGAAGCCAAGACTGCATTCATCAAGGAAAAGGAAGCGCTGGCCTTGCAATGGTGGCTTGCACAGCAACAAAACGGGAAGCTATGA
- a CDS encoding alpha/beta hydrolase: MKSYTSAGEVKENPDGALSQTSLRVLRGSSRTLRYFLFSYKLSFLSTVNQNAPSPAPIMQRKLPQFFQYCSKPHWRPIHMKKMKAYILSGIVMLVLGSAYLTYTQPWQEEDSFNASYSLTTIEPHRFDYIKDKYTVARHWIRLGEPGSPNALSAFLYLPVTTDSTALQDVLPIKEWQEAHLAFTQRKAGPTIGSKAAAAQQRLAIGGKAPQQTMPLLLFGPGLGWLATDYSYLLASLASKGNIVVGISALPISRLVYYPDGKVEKIDKVIPDYTLMGDHLARGIEAILKYAEDPSSPIYGRVDKERVVAMGHSVSGASSLMAAAKQEKIRAVINLDGDVTGLFEEIRPTQPILYITTQPQGVDSENIGNWQEDRSERRRDLAFVNNASRSRSSIRIKIPGMYHSDFQDIAMMKDSIDNSYNRKNFGKISFARSTEIITSAIALFVENGFGKGEYWEVFAKEYGVGISK; the protein is encoded by the coding sequence ATGAAATCTTACACCTCAGCGGGCGAGGTCAAAGAGAACCCTGATGGGGCATTAAGTCAAACAAGTCTTCGCGTTCTTCGCGGTTCTTCGCGGACTTTGCGTTACTTCCTTTTCTCTTACAAATTATCCTTCCTTTCAACCGTTAATCAAAATGCCCCTTCCCCTGCACCCATCATGCAGCGAAAGCTTCCCCAATTCTTTCAATATTGCAGTAAGCCCCATTGGAGACCCATCCATATGAAAAAGATGAAAGCATATATACTATCAGGAATTGTGATGCTGGTCCTAGGCAGCGCCTATCTGACCTATACCCAACCCTGGCAGGAAGAAGACTCATTCAATGCATCTTATTCCCTTACCACTATCGAACCCCATCGCTTTGACTATATCAAGGATAAATATACCGTAGCCCGACACTGGATAAGATTGGGTGAGCCGGGTTCACCAAATGCCTTGTCAGCATTCCTCTACCTTCCCGTAACGACCGACAGTACTGCCTTACAGGATGTGCTACCCATAAAGGAATGGCAGGAAGCACACCTGGCCTTCACCCAGCGGAAAGCTGGTCCCACGATTGGTTCGAAGGCCGCGGCCGCCCAGCAACGATTGGCCATTGGCGGGAAAGCCCCGCAACAAACCATGCCCTTACTCTTGTTTGGTCCGGGATTGGGATGGTTAGCAACCGACTATTCTTATTTGCTGGCCTCATTGGCCAGTAAGGGGAATATCGTGGTGGGTATTTCCGCCTTGCCCATTTCCAGGCTGGTCTATTATCCCGATGGCAAGGTGGAAAAGATCGATAAAGTAATTCCCGACTATACCCTGATGGGCGATCACCTGGCCAGGGGTATCGAAGCCATCCTGAAATATGCAGAAGATCCTTCCAGTCCAATCTATGGACGGGTGGACAAGGAGCGCGTAGTCGCCATGGGGCATTCGGTATCGGGGGCATCATCGTTGATGGCGGCAGCCAAACAGGAGAAGATCAGGGCGGTCATCAACCTGGATGGTGATGTAACGGGTTTATTCGAGGAGATCAGGCCCACCCAACCGATCCTGTACATCACTACCCAACCCCAGGGAGTGGATAGCGAGAACATCGGGAACTGGCAAGAAGACCGCAGCGAAAGGCGAAGGGATCTGGCTTTTGTGAATAATGCCAGTCGTTCCCGTTCCAGTATCCGCATCAAGATCCCCGGCATGTACCATTCCGATTTCCAGGATATCGCGATGATGAAGGATAGTATTGACAACAGCTATAACCGGAAAAATTTCGGGAAGATTTCTTTTGCCAGGTCAACAGAAATCATCACCAGTGCGATCGCGCTTTTTGTGGAGAATGGTTTCGGAAAAGGCGAGTATTGGGAAGTGTTTGCGAAGGAGTATGGGGTGGGAATAAGCAAGTAG